The Equus caballus isolate H_3958 breed thoroughbred chromosome 12, TB-T2T, whole genome shotgun sequence genome contains a region encoding:
- the OR10AG96B gene encoding olfactory receptor family 10 subfamily AG member 96B (The RefSeq protein has 7 substitutions compared to this genomic sequence): MESTGQTPPQRNLSMLVEFILFGFSDVPDLQGFLFGVFLIMYVIILMGNGLIIIITNVDPSLHTPMYFFLRKFSSLEICYVSVTVPRLLIDLCRQKRNISFLACAVQMYFFLVLGATECFILTAMAYDRYVAICNPLLYPLIMNNRLCSQLAAGCWISGIPVHIGFTYQLFSLPFCGSNLLNHFFCDIPPVLELACGDTFMTQILIYMVAVLVVNIPFMLILGSYVNIISTILKLPSATGRAKAFSTCSSHLMVVALFFGSGIITYMRPKSSHLKGTDKFLSLFYTIVTPMLNPIIYCLRNKDVMVALRKFLPKWIVL; the protein is encoded by the coding sequence ATGGAATCCACAGGACAAACTCCCCCACAGAGGAACCTCACTATGTAGGTGGAATTCATCCTGTTTGGTTTTTCTGATGTTCCTGACCTCcaaggatttctttttggggtgtttttgatAATGTATGTGATTATTCTGATGGGCAATGGCCTCATTATCATAATAACCAACGTTGATCCTtccctccacactcccatgtattttttccttaggaacttttcttctttggaaatatgttaTGTGTCAGTCACTGTCCCCAGATTATTAATAGATCTTTGTagacaaaagagaaatatttcctttctcgCCTGTGCTGTacaaatgtatttctttcttgtCTTGGGAGCCACTGAGTGCTTTATTCTGACGGCAATGGCCTATGACAGGTATGTTGCCATTTGCAACCCATTACTCTACCCTCTCATCATGAACAATAGGCTGTGTAGCCAACTGGCAGCTGGCTGTTGGATCAGTGGAATTCCAGTCCACATAGGATTCACCTATCAGctgttctctctccccttctgtggATCTAACCTGTTGAATCACTTTTTCTATGACATACCTCCAGTACTTGAGCTTGCCTGTGGGGACACTTTTATGACTCAGATATTGATTTACATGGTTGCTGTTCTAGTTGTCAATATTCCTTTTATGTTGATACTTGGATCTTCCGTAAATATAATCTCAACCATCCTGAAGCTGCCTTCAGCAACTGGGAGAGCCAAGGCCTTCTCCACTTGCTCTTCTCATCTCATGGTTGTGGCTTTATTCTTTGGATTAGGCATCATTACCTATATGAGACCAAAGTCCAGCCATTtaaaaggaatggataaattcctttctcttttttacacCATTGTGACCCCAATGCTAAACCCTATAATATATTGTCTGAGAAACAAAGATGTCATGGTGGCATTGAGAAAATTCTTACCAAAATGGATTGTGCTatga
- the OR10AG93 gene encoding LOW QUALITY PROTEIN: olfactory receptor family 10 subfamily AG member 93 (The sequence of the model RefSeq protein was modified relative to this genomic sequence to represent the inferred CDS: deleted 1 base in 1 codon; substituted 1 base at 1 genomic stop codon), producing MQPKNVRPQRENNLKIIETNFSIMIEFVLLGFSDIPQFHWFLFGVFLVIYIIILLRNGIIILIKRVDSTLQTSMYFFLSNFSFLEICYVSVTLPRMLMDLWTQKGTISFFACATQMYFFLMLGATECFLLALMAYDRYVAICNPLHYPRVMNHKVCVQLVVASWISGLPVHIGQTCQIFSLPFCGSNKINHFFCDIPPLLKLACGDIFVNEMVVYILAVLFVTLPFMLILGSYSRIISTILKLPSNTGQTKAFSTCSSHLIVVVLFYGSATVNCLKPKSNHYGRTEKLLSLFYAVLTPMFNPMIYSLRNKDVREALRKVLHKFSALXDI from the exons ATGCAGCCAAAAAATGTAAGaccacagagagaaaataatttgaaaattatagaaaCCAACTTCAGTATAATGATTGAATTTGTTCTCTTAGGCTTTTCTGATATTCCCCAATTCCActggtttctttttggggtattCTTAGTCATCTATATCATTATCCTGTTGCGAAATGGCATCATAATTCTCATAAAACGAGTAGATTCCACTCTTCAAAcctccatgtat tttttcctcagcaATTTTTCCTTCCTAGAAATCTGTTATGTATCTGTCACACTTCCCAGAATGCTCATGGACCTTTGGACCCAGAAaggaactatttctttttttgcctgtgcTACACAAATGTACTTCTTCCTTATGCTGGGAGCCACTGAGTGTTTCCTTCTGGCtctgatggcctatgaccgctatgtggccatttgTAATCCTCTGCACTATCCTCGAGTCATGAACCACAAGGtttgtgtccagctggtggttgccTCCTGGATCAGTGGACTTCCAGTCCATATAGGGCAAACATGCCAGATTTTCTCTCTGCCCTTTTGTGGTTCCAATAAAAtaaaccacttcttctgtgacatcccCCCATTACTGAAACTGGCTTGTGGAGACATCTTTGTGAATGAGATGGTGGTCTACATACTTGCTGTATTGTTTGTCACTCTTCCTTTTATGTTGATACTTGGATCCTATAGTAGAATTATCTCTACTATCCTGAAATTGCCATCAAACACGGGACAGACCAAAGCATTTTCAACTTGCTCTTCCCACCTCATAGTTGTAGTTTTGTTCTATGGATCAGCCACTGTCAACTGTTTAAAACCTAAATCCAATCACTATGGAAGAACTGAAAAACTACTGTCTCTTTTCTATGCCGTTTTGACCCCAATGTTCAATCCTATGATATACAGTCTGCGGAACAAAGATGTCAGAGAGGCACTGAGAAAAGTACTTCACAAATTTTCAGCATTGTGAGACATTTGA